CCAACCCGCTCTGGTACGCCACGACGACGAGCTGGGCCCGGTCCCGGGCGCCCAGCTTCATCATCGCCCGGTTGACGTGCGTCTTCGCGGTCAGCGGGGAGACCACCAGCCGCTCGGCGATCTGCTCGTTCGACAGTCCGGCGGCGACCAGGGTCACCACCTCACGCTCCCGCTCGGTGAGCACCCGCACCTGCTCCGGGGTGGCCCGCGGGTCCGGCTCCGGCTGGGCCAGGAACCGGGCGATCAGCCCCCGGGTGGCCTTCGGCGACAGCAGCGCCTCCCCCGCCGCGACGGTACGGATCGCGTCGAGCAGCTCGGCCGGTTCCACCCCCTTGCCGAGGAAGCCGCTGGCCCCGGCGCGCAGCGCCTGGAAGACGTACTCGTCGACCTCGAAGGTGGTCAGGATCAGCACCCGTACGCCGGCCAGGTCCTCGTCGGCGGTGATCTCGGCGGTGGCGGCCAGCCCGTCCAGCTCGGGCATCCGGATGTCCATCAGCACCACGTCGGCGCGGAGGCTGCGGGCCCGTTCGACGGCCTCCCGGCCGGTGGCCGCCTCACCGACCACGGTCAGGTCGGGCGCGGAGTCGATGAGCACCCGGAATCCGGCCCGCAGCAGCTTCTGGTCGTCGGCGAGCAGCACCCGGACGGTCATGCGGCCTCCTCCTCGGGGGCGGGCAGCTCGGCCCGGACCAGCCAGCCGCCCTCCGGTCGCGGCCCGGCCGAGAACGCGCCACCCACCGTCTCGGCCCGCTCCCGCATGCCGACCAGTCCCAGCCCGGCACCGGGGCCGGCGGCGTCGGCCGGCCGGGGCGGGCCGTCGTCGCGTACCTCGATGGTGACGCCGTCGGGGTCGTAGCGCAGGCGGACCGCGACGGCCGCACCCGGCGCGTGCTTGTGCGCGTTGGTCAGCGACTCCTGGATGATCCGGTACGCGGCCACGTCGACGGCGCTCGGCAGCGGCCGGGGCTGCCCGGCGACGGTCCAGCGCACCGGCTGCCCGGTGCTGAAGCCCTCCACCAGCGCGTCGAGCCGGTTGAGGCTGGGCGCCGGCTCGGTCGGCG
The Micromonospora sp. R77 DNA segment above includes these coding regions:
- a CDS encoding response regulator transcription factor yields the protein MTVRVLLADDQKLLRAGFRVLIDSAPDLTVVGEAATGREAVERARSLRADVVLMDIRMPELDGLAATAEITADEDLAGVRVLILTTFEVDEYVFQALRAGASGFLGKGVEPAELLDAIRTVAAGEALLSPKATRGLIARFLAQPEPDPRATPEQVRVLTEREREVVTLVAAGLSNEQIAERLVVSPLTAKTHVNRAMMKLGARDRAQLVVVAYQSGLVRVGEPPAR